From one Kryptolebias marmoratus isolate JLee-2015 unplaced genomic scaffold, ASM164957v2 Scaffold34, whole genome shotgun sequence genomic stretch:
- the LOC108229728 gene encoding P2Y purinoceptor 14 yields the protein MDLNTSQLPTNQSNLNSIFTKQVLPPLYLLIFVVGLCLNSVAAWIFFRLPADSGLVVYLKNMVLADLLMLSSYPFRVAANMGFGGWYLPVIICRYTAVLFYFSMYVGILFIGFISLERYVKVVRHSPSSSASSCRSRFNGVSLLQLLQNPTNARVLALLTWGLLLLSSLPNTILTSQPANEHNAQKCIQLKTALGVQWHQVSVHFNVSMFWVTLVFVAFSYISIAHQVYKTYHRMRQDNGDICRRSNRSIFSILVVFFICFVPYHVCRVPFTLSQMPGSGFSQDARFLLYQIKEGTLFLSALNVCLDPVIYFLMCRTFRESLLIKLSGRERMRSLTTAQSLSNI from the coding sequence ATGGATCTGAACACCTCCCAACTCCCCACCAACCAGTCAAACTTGAACAGCATCTTCACCAAGCAGGTCCTGCCCCCCCTCTACCTCCTCATCTTTGTGGTGGGCCTGTGTCTGAACAGCGTGGCCGCCTGGATCTTCTTCAGGTTGCCGGCAGACTCGGGTCTGGTGGTCTACCTGAAGAATATGGTGTTGGCCGACCTCCTCATGCTGTCCTCCTACCCCTTCAGGGTGGCAGCGAACATGGGCTTTGGCGGCTGGTACCTCCCAGTGATCATCTGCCGCTACACTGCTGTACTCTTCTACTTCTCCATGTACGTCGGGATCCTCTTCATCGGCTTTATCAGCCTTGAGCGCTACGTTAAGGTGGTCCGCCACAGCCCGTCTTCTTctgcctcctcctgcaggtccAGATTCAACGGGGTGtccctgctgcagctcctgcagaacCCAACAAACGCTCGGGTGCTGGCACTGCTCACCTGGgggctcctcctcctgtcttccCTGCCCAATACTATCTTAACGAGCCAGCCGGCCAATGAGCATAACGCCCAGAAGTGCATTCAGCTGAAGACTGCGCTGGGCGTGCAGTGGCACCAGGTGTCCGTGCACTTCAACGTGTCCATGTTCTGGGTGACGTTGGTCTTCGTGGCCTTCTCCTACATTTCCATCGCTCACCAGGTGTACAAAACGTACCACCGCATGCGCCAAGACAACGGCGACATCTGCCGCAGATCCAACCGTAGCATCTTTAGCATCCTGGTGGTGTTCTTCATCTGCTTCGTCCCATACCACGTCTGCCGTGTGCCTTTCACTCTGAGTCAGATGCCGGGGTCAGGCTTCAGCCAGGACGCCCGCTTCCTGCTTTACCAGATAAAGGAGGGGACGCTCTTCCTGTCGGCGCTGAACGTCTGCCTCGACCCCGTGATCTACTTCCTGATGTGTCGGACCTTCAGAGAGTCTCTGCTGATAAAACTGTCAGGAagagaaagaatgagatccctGACGACTGCTCAGAGTCTCAGCAACATCTAG